One Cupriavidus oxalaticus genomic region harbors:
- the cyoB gene encoding cytochrome o ubiquinol oxidase subunit I: MPERSELANLIFGRLTWEAIPLHEPILIGTFAVVVLGGLVLVGAVTKYGLWGYLWREWFTSIDHKKIGIMYVILGIIMLLRGFADAVMMRIQQAIAFGDNAGYLPPHHYDQIFTAHGVIMIFFVAMPLVTGLMNFVMPLQIGARDVAFPFLNNFSFWMTTGGAILVMMSLFVGEFARTGWLAYPPLSGIIHSPDVGVDYYIWSLQVAGVGTLLSGINLLVTIVKMRAPGMTLMRMPIFTWTALCTNVLIIAAFPVLTAALALLSLDRYVGTNFFTADQGGSAMLYVNLIWIWGHPEVYILVLPVFGIFSEVVATFCRKRLFGYASMVYATVVITVLSYLVWLHHFFTMGSGASVNSFFGITTMIISIPTGAKIFNWLFTMYHGKIRFEAPMLWTIGFMVTFVIGGMTGVLLAVPPADFSLHNSLFLIAHFHNVIIGGVVFGLMAGIHYWFPKAFGYRLVSSWGKASFWFWLTGFYFAFMPLYWLGLHGVTRRMNRFDDPSLQIWFQIAAFGAALVAIGIACFIIQLVVSFLRREELRDLTGDPWNGRTLEWSTSSPPPQYNFAFTPVVHDTDAWWHMKQNGYARPLQGFNPIHMPKNTAAGIVLAGLSTLCGFALIWHIWWLVVASFAATIVGAIIHTFNYKRDYYIPADQVVRTESARTQLMAGHG; this comes from the coding sequence ATGCCCGAGCGCTCGGAACTCGCCAATTTGATCTTCGGACGGCTGACGTGGGAAGCCATCCCGCTGCATGAGCCCATCCTGATCGGCACCTTCGCCGTGGTGGTGCTGGGCGGGCTGGTGCTGGTCGGTGCGGTCACCAAGTACGGCCTGTGGGGCTACCTCTGGCGCGAGTGGTTCACCAGCATCGACCACAAGAAGATCGGGATCATGTACGTGATCCTGGGCATCATCATGCTGCTGCGCGGGTTTGCCGATGCGGTCATGATGCGCATCCAGCAGGCCATTGCCTTCGGCGACAACGCGGGCTACCTGCCGCCGCACCACTACGACCAGATCTTCACCGCGCACGGCGTGATCATGATCTTCTTCGTGGCCATGCCGCTGGTCACGGGGCTGATGAACTTCGTCATGCCGCTGCAGATCGGCGCGCGCGACGTGGCTTTTCCGTTCCTCAACAACTTCAGCTTCTGGATGACCACGGGCGGCGCCATCCTGGTGATGATGTCGCTGTTCGTCGGCGAGTTCGCACGCACCGGCTGGCTGGCGTATCCGCCGCTGTCCGGGATCATCCACAGTCCGGATGTCGGCGTCGACTACTACATATGGTCGTTGCAGGTGGCCGGGGTCGGGACATTGCTATCCGGCATCAACCTGCTGGTGACCATCGTCAAGATGCGCGCGCCGGGCATGACGCTGATGCGCATGCCGATCTTCACCTGGACCGCGCTGTGCACCAACGTGCTGATCATCGCCGCCTTCCCGGTGCTGACCGCCGCGCTGGCGCTGCTGTCGCTCGACCGCTACGTGGGCACCAATTTCTTCACCGCCGACCAGGGCGGCAGTGCGATGCTGTACGTCAACCTGATCTGGATCTGGGGCCACCCCGAGGTCTACATCCTGGTGCTGCCGGTGTTCGGCATCTTCTCTGAAGTGGTCGCCACCTTCTGCCGCAAGCGCCTGTTCGGCTATGCGTCGATGGTCTACGCCACGGTGGTGATCACGGTGCTGTCCTACCTGGTATGGCTGCACCACTTCTTCACCATGGGCTCGGGCGCCAGCGTCAACTCCTTCTTCGGGATCACGACGATGATCATCTCGATCCCGACCGGCGCCAAGATCTTCAACTGGCTGTTCACGATGTACCACGGCAAGATCCGCTTCGAGGCGCCGATGCTGTGGACCATCGGCTTCATGGTTACCTTCGTCATCGGCGGCATGACCGGGGTGCTGCTGGCGGTGCCGCCGGCGGACTTCTCGCTGCACAACAGCCTGTTCCTGATCGCTCACTTCCACAACGTGATCATCGGCGGCGTGGTGTTCGGGCTGATGGCCGGCATCCACTACTGGTTCCCCAAGGCGTTCGGCTATCGCCTGGTCTCGTCGTGGGGCAAGGCCTCGTTCTGGTTCTGGCTGACCGGCTTCTACTTTGCGTTCATGCCGCTGTACTGGCTGGGGCTGCATGGCGTGACGCGCCGGATGAACCGTTTCGACGATCCGTCGCTGCAGATCTGGTTCCAGATCGCCGCCTTCGGCGCCGCGCTGGTCGCCATCGGCATCGCCTGCTTCATCATCCAGCTGGTGGTCAGCTTCCTGCGCCGCGAGGAGCTGCGCGACCTGACCGGCGACCCGTGGAACGGCCGCACGCTGGAGTGGTCCACTTCGTCGCCGCCGCCGCAATACAACTTCGCCTTCACGCCGGTCGTGCACGACACCGACGCCTGGTGGCACATGAAGCAGAACGGCTACGCGCGTCCGCTGCAGGGCTTCAATCCCATCCACATGCCGAAGAACACCGCGGCCGGCATCGTGCTGGCGGGGCTGTCCACGCTGTGCGGCTTCGCACTGATCTGGCACATCTGGTGGCTGGTGGTGGCGTCGTTCGCGGCGACCATCGTTGGCGCGATCATCCATACCTTCAACTACAAGCGCGACTATTACATTCCGGCCGACCAAGTGGTCCGGACCGAATCGGCGCGCACACAACTGATGGCCGGCCATGGTTGA
- the cyoA gene encoding ubiquinol oxidase subunit II translates to MGHFDAAVPHFRVPRRLLQGCGAVVALACLSGCHAVLLSPSGDMAVRQRDLIIIATCLMLLIIVPVIILTLAFAWRYRESAADAPYNPDWDHSTVLELAIWAAPLLIIIALGAVTWVSTHQLDPYRPLTRIDANRPVPADVKPLPVQVVAMDWKWLFLYPEQGIATVNEVAAPVDRPIAFHITATSVMNAFFVPSLAGMVYAMPGMETKLHAVINKPGEYEGLSANYSGEGFTNMRFKFHGLSNEDFDRWVQQVKSSGQGLSTDAYLQLAQPSERVPVQRYANVAPGLYDLILNRCVGGGRCMADTMALDRSRGKFDPSREICTASNTRAVAPAFAADVARNEGRLLLQ, encoded by the coding sequence ATGGGCCACTTCGACGCTGCAGTCCCGCATTTCCGTGTGCCGAGAAGACTACTGCAAGGATGTGGCGCGGTAGTCGCGCTGGCGTGCCTGTCCGGCTGTCACGCCGTGCTGCTTTCGCCATCCGGCGACATGGCCGTGCGACAGCGCGACCTGATCATCATCGCCACCTGCCTGATGCTGCTGATCATCGTGCCGGTGATCATCCTCACGCTGGCGTTCGCATGGCGCTACCGCGAAAGCGCGGCCGACGCGCCCTACAACCCCGACTGGGACCATTCCACCGTGCTGGAGCTCGCCATCTGGGCCGCGCCGCTGCTGATCATCATCGCGCTGGGCGCGGTGACCTGGGTCAGCACCCACCAGCTCGACCCCTACCGCCCGCTCACGCGCATCGACGCCAACCGGCCCGTTCCCGCCGATGTCAAACCGCTGCCGGTGCAGGTGGTGGCCATGGACTGGAAGTGGCTGTTCCTGTATCCGGAGCAGGGCATCGCCACGGTCAACGAGGTGGCAGCGCCGGTGGACCGGCCCATCGCCTTCCACATCACCGCCACCTCGGTGATGAACGCGTTCTTCGTGCCGTCGCTGGCCGGCATGGTCTATGCCATGCCCGGCATGGAAACCAAGCTGCACGCGGTGATCAACAAGCCCGGCGAGTACGAGGGCTTGTCGGCCAACTACAGCGGCGAGGGTTTCACCAACATGCGCTTCAAGTTCCACGGGCTGTCGAACGAAGACTTCGACCGCTGGGTCCAGCAGGTCAAGTCCTCGGGCCAGGGCTTGTCGACGGATGCTTACCTGCAGCTCGCGCAGCCCAGCGAGCGCGTGCCGGTGCAGCGCTACGCCAACGTGGCACCCGGCCTCTATGACCTGATCCTGAACCGCTGCGTGGGCGGCGGCCGGTGCATGGCCGACACCATGGCACTCGACCGCAGCCGCGGCAAGTTCGACCCGTCGCGCGAGATCTGCACCGCGAGCAACACCCGGGCGGTTGCGCCTGCGTTCGCGGCCGACGTTGCACGCAACGAGGGCCGGCTGCTGCTGCAGTAA
- the cyoD gene encoding cytochrome o ubiquinol oxidase subunit IV, protein MSAHDQTLDGHGHGHEHEHEEDVGPHATLGGYLTGFMLSVFLTAIPFWLVMGGVFEKSSTTAIVILLIGAVQIVVHMIYFLHMNAKSEGGWNMLSLMFTLVLVVITLTGSLWVMFHLNSNMMPKMHHERTVDPGTTISPPRAP, encoded by the coding sequence ATGAGCGCGCATGACCAGACGCTGGACGGCCACGGGCATGGCCACGAGCATGAGCACGAAGAAGATGTGGGGCCGCACGCCACGCTGGGCGGCTACCTGACCGGCTTCATGCTGTCGGTGTTCCTGACCGCGATCCCGTTCTGGCTGGTGATGGGCGGGGTGTTCGAGAAGTCTTCCACCACCGCCATCGTCATCCTGCTGATCGGTGCGGTGCAGATCGTGGTCCACATGATCTACTTCCTGCATATGAACGCCAAATCGGAGGGCGGGTGGAACATGCTGTCGCTGATGTTCACGCTGGTGCTGGTGGTGATCACGCTGACCGGATCGCTGTGGGTGATGTTCCACCTGAACAGCAACATGATGCCGAAGATGCATCACGAGCGCACCGTTGACCCCGGCACGACAATCTCGCCGCCCAGGGCGCCGTAG
- a CDS encoding M20 aminoacylase family protein, with protein sequence MTESPTTSLRQAVQAIAPEFVRVRHQIHAHPELAFEERRTSDLVAEQLAAWGYAVHRGLGTTGVVGTLRKGQGTRALGIRADMDALPIQEQTGLAYASTIAGKMHACGHDGHTAILLCAAKYLAESVAFNGTLNLIFQPAEENEGGALRMLEDGLFERFPCDEVYALHNSPGMPVGQIGVIAGPAMASFDRATVTLRGRGAHGAMPHHGIDPMQCAASIVLGLQSIVSREIDALKSAVITVGSIQAGSTYNVVPESATIKIGVRTLDPKVRTLVETRIREFVTAQAQSYQLQSEVVYERKYPVLVNHAVQTESARQAAIRLVGTGNVVERPPVMGSEDFAYMLEQRPGAYIRLGNGLGEDGGCMVHNPRYDFNDKALPVGAAFWAHLAQSYLV encoded by the coding sequence ATGACCGAGTCCCCCACCACCAGCCTGCGGCAGGCCGTCCAGGCCATCGCGCCCGAGTTTGTCCGGGTCCGCCACCAGATCCACGCCCATCCCGAGCTCGCCTTCGAGGAGCGCCGCACCAGCGACCTGGTCGCAGAACAGCTGGCGGCGTGGGGGTACGCGGTGCATCGCGGCCTGGGCACGACCGGCGTGGTCGGCACCCTGCGCAAGGGCCAGGGCACCAGGGCGCTCGGCATCCGCGCCGACATGGATGCGCTGCCGATCCAGGAGCAGACCGGCCTGGCCTACGCCAGCACCATCGCCGGCAAGATGCACGCCTGCGGCCACGACGGGCACACGGCGATCCTGCTGTGCGCGGCGAAATACCTGGCCGAGTCGGTCGCTTTCAACGGCACGCTCAACCTGATCTTCCAGCCGGCCGAGGAGAACGAAGGCGGCGCGCTGCGCATGCTGGAGGACGGCCTGTTCGAGCGCTTTCCGTGCGACGAGGTCTACGCGCTGCATAACTCGCCGGGGATGCCGGTCGGCCAGATCGGCGTGATCGCCGGCCCGGCGATGGCATCGTTCGACCGCGCCACGGTCACGCTGCGCGGCCGCGGCGCGCATGGCGCCATGCCGCACCACGGCATCGACCCGATGCAATGCGCGGCCAGCATCGTGCTGGGCCTGCAGTCGATTGTCAGCCGCGAGATCGATGCGCTGAAGTCGGCGGTGATCACGGTGGGCTCGATCCAGGCCGGCAGCACCTACAACGTCGTGCCGGAAAGCGCCACCATCAAGATCGGCGTGCGCACGCTCGATCCGAAGGTGCGCACGCTGGTGGAAACGCGCATCCGCGAATTCGTCACGGCGCAGGCGCAGAGCTACCAGCTGCAGTCCGAGGTGGTCTACGAGCGCAAGTACCCGGTGCTGGTCAATCACGCCGTGCAGACCGAGTCCGCACGCCAGGCCGCCATCCGGCTGGTAGGCACCGGCAACGTGGTCGAGCGCCCGCCGGTCATGGGCAGCGAAGACTTCGCCTACATGCTGGAGCAGCGGCCCGGCGCCTATATCCGGCTCGGCAACGGCCTGGGCGAGGACGGCGGCTGCATGGTCCACAACCCCCGGTACGACTTCAATGACAAGGCCTTGCCCGTGGGCGCCGCATTCTGGGCGCACCTGGCGCAGAGCTACCTGGTTTGA
- a CDS encoding GGDEF domain-containing protein produces the protein MTRQAHTHSPLQAEFLRHEATLAPSSRVFGDDDSAVYRTLLESTKAIPWRIDWATMAFTYIGPQIEALLGWEPSSWKTVNDWAERMHADDRAAVVAFCVAQSQAGTDHEADYRALTRDGGYVWLRDVVHVVRNEQGEVDALIGFMFDISERKRTEEELARLQKELEDLSFRDSLTGVGNRRLFDGAMEREWEAGKASGRPLSLVLVDIDFFKSYNDYYGHLQGDACLKQVAGLLAQAAGPDVFLARFGGEEFVMVLPDTDAEAAMRVAERCRALIAAQAIPHVRSPYSQCVTASFGIGTMVPSEREEASAFINLTDAQLYQAKDNGRNRIAAVDRAGRRGEAFRLHSR, from the coding sequence ATGACCCGCCAAGCCCACACCCACAGCCCGCTGCAGGCCGAATTCCTGCGCCACGAAGCCACGCTCGCCCCGTCCAGCCGCGTGTTCGGCGACGACGACAGCGCGGTCTACCGCACCCTGCTGGAATCGACCAAGGCCATTCCCTGGAGGATCGACTGGGCCACCATGGCCTTCACCTACATCGGCCCCCAGATCGAGGCGCTGCTGGGCTGGGAGCCGTCGAGCTGGAAGACCGTCAACGACTGGGCCGAGCGCATGCACGCGGACGACCGCGCCGCGGTGGTGGCGTTCTGCGTGGCGCAATCGCAGGCCGGCACCGACCATGAGGCCGACTACCGCGCACTGACCCGCGACGGCGGTTATGTCTGGCTGCGCGACGTGGTGCACGTGGTGCGCAACGAGCAGGGCGAGGTCGATGCGCTGATCGGCTTCATGTTCGACATCAGCGAACGCAAGCGTACCGAGGAAGAACTGGCGCGGCTGCAAAAGGAACTGGAGGACCTGTCGTTCCGCGACAGCCTGACCGGCGTGGGCAACCGCCGGCTGTTCGACGGCGCGATGGAACGCGAATGGGAAGCCGGCAAGGCATCGGGCAGGCCGCTGTCGCTGGTGCTGGTCGACATCGACTTCTTCAAGTCCTACAACGACTACTATGGCCACCTGCAGGGCGATGCCTGCCTGAAGCAGGTCGCCGGCCTGCTGGCGCAGGCGGCTGGGCCGGACGTATTCCTGGCGCGCTTCGGTGGCGAGGAATTCGTCATGGTGCTGCCCGATACCGACGCCGAAGCCGCCATGCGCGTTGCCGAACGTTGCCGCGCGCTGATCGCCGCCCAGGCTATCCCGCACGTGCGCTCTCCCTACAGCCAGTGCGTGACGGCGAGCTTCGGCATCGGCACCATGGTGCCGTCCGAACGCGAGGAAGCGTCGGCCTTCATCAACCTGACCGACGCGCAGCTGTACCAGGCCAAGGACAACGGGCGCAACCGCATCGCGGCGGTGGACAGGGCAGGGCGGCGCGGCGAGGCGTTCCGGCTGCATTCGCGCTGA
- a CDS encoding LysR family transcriptional regulator, with translation MDDVLDRKRAMCLLQIIETGTVRGAAEVLELDPSVVSRAVAKLEQDTGLTLLERRGRGVVATDAGRLLALFARRQQDLNDTFLAEVNNLKNARRGHVELVFGEGFVDLVLEPVLQGFLSKHPDVTCSIQVAGTDETVRHILEDLAHIGFAFQPPDDVRLRSHYSRLSPIRVHVRKDHPLARRRRALTLADLAAHQGAALAESFGVRKHVQAAELDEHITLKPMLVTNSFKVLWEFAAMGLGYILTPRSVPLKGAQFRQLVSLPLANPILNNSRIHIITRAGRHLSPVASSMLRHVMKAFPQI, from the coding sequence ATGGATGACGTGCTGGACCGCAAGCGGGCAATGTGCCTGCTGCAGATCATTGAAACCGGTACGGTGCGCGGCGCGGCCGAGGTCCTCGAGCTGGACCCCTCGGTGGTCAGCCGCGCCGTGGCCAAGCTGGAGCAGGACACCGGGCTGACGCTGCTGGAGCGGCGCGGGCGCGGCGTGGTCGCCACCGACGCCGGGCGCCTGCTGGCGCTGTTCGCGCGGCGCCAGCAGGATCTGAACGACACGTTCCTGGCCGAGGTCAACAACCTGAAGAACGCCCGGCGCGGCCATGTCGAGCTGGTCTTCGGCGAGGGCTTCGTCGACCTCGTGCTCGAGCCGGTGCTGCAGGGGTTCCTGAGCAAGCACCCGGACGTCACCTGCAGCATCCAGGTGGCGGGCACCGACGAAACCGTCCGCCATATCCTGGAGGACCTGGCGCATATCGGCTTCGCCTTCCAGCCGCCCGACGATGTGCGCCTGCGCTCGCACTATTCGCGGCTGTCGCCGATCCGCGTGCATGTGCGCAAGGACCATCCGCTCGCGCGGCGCCGGCGCGCGCTGACGCTGGCGGACCTGGCCGCGCACCAGGGCGCAGCGCTGGCGGAATCGTTCGGCGTGCGCAAGCACGTGCAGGCGGCGGAGCTGGATGAGCACATCACGCTGAAGCCGATGCTGGTGACCAACTCGTTCAAGGTGCTGTGGGAGTTTGCCGCGATGGGCCTGGGCTATATCCTGACGCCGCGCTCGGTGCCGCTGAAGGGCGCGCAGTTCCGGCAACTGGTGTCGCTGCCGCTGGCCAACCCGATCCTGAACAACAGCCGCATCCATATCATCACGCGGGCGGGCAGGCACCTGTCGCCGGTGGCCAGCAGCATGCTGCGGCACGTGATGAAGGCGTTCCCCCAGATCTGA
- a CDS encoding MFS transporter — protein MASLSHQHRASPTAPPAPGHHEVAPAEIATGVVIGRASEYFDFFVYGIASVLVFPAVYFPFASELAGLLYSFTIFSFAFIGRPFGTALFMRIQRRWGRGIKLTASLFLLGTATVGIAFLPSYASIGAASIYLLALFRFLQGIAFGGSWDGLPSLLALNAPEDKRGWYAMVGQLGAPSGFIIAGALFLFLHTSLTPQEFIEWGWRYPFYVAFAINVVALFARLRLVVTHEYTQLLEEDELEPISTLQMVNAQGFNIFLGAFAALASYALFHLVTVFPLSWVVLHQEQSISEVLAVQIAGGFIAFIGTLISGWLADRIGRRTTLATMAVLIGVFSLVTPWLLGGGATGQNIFILVGFGLLGLSYGQAAGVVTSNFEPRFRYTGAALTTDFGWLFGAAFAPLVALGLSSLFGLVAVSLYLLSGVISTLAALRISRALGTPDL, from the coding sequence ATGGCCAGCCTGTCCCACCAGCATCGAGCGTCGCCGACTGCACCTCCGGCCCCCGGCCACCATGAGGTGGCCCCTGCCGAAATCGCCACGGGCGTGGTGATCGGGCGAGCGTCGGAGTACTTCGATTTCTTCGTGTACGGCATTGCTTCCGTGCTTGTCTTCCCAGCGGTCTACTTTCCGTTCGCGAGCGAGCTGGCCGGGCTGCTGTACAGCTTCACTATCTTTTCCTTCGCCTTCATCGGGCGGCCGTTCGGCACGGCGCTGTTCATGCGCATCCAGCGGCGCTGGGGCCGCGGCATCAAGCTGACGGCGTCGCTGTTCCTGCTTGGCACCGCCACGGTGGGGATTGCGTTCTTGCCGTCGTACGCGTCGATCGGGGCCGCGTCGATCTACCTGCTGGCACTGTTTCGCTTCCTGCAGGGCATTGCCTTCGGCGGCTCATGGGACGGCCTGCCTTCGCTGCTGGCGCTGAACGCGCCGGAAGACAAGCGTGGCTGGTATGCCATGGTGGGCCAGCTTGGCGCGCCCTCCGGCTTTATCATCGCCGGCGCGCTGTTCCTGTTCCTGCATACCAGCCTGACCCCGCAAGAGTTCATCGAATGGGGCTGGCGCTATCCGTTCTACGTGGCCTTTGCCATCAACGTGGTGGCGCTGTTCGCGCGGCTGCGGCTGGTGGTCACGCACGAATACACGCAACTGCTCGAAGAAGACGAACTGGAGCCGATCAGCACGCTGCAGATGGTCAATGCGCAGGGCTTCAACATCTTCCTGGGCGCGTTCGCGGCCCTGGCCAGCTATGCGTTGTTTCACCTGGTCACCGTGTTCCCGCTGTCGTGGGTGGTGCTGCACCAGGAGCAGAGCATTTCCGAGGTGCTGGCCGTGCAGATCGCGGGCGGCTTTATCGCGTTCATCGGCACGCTGATCTCGGGCTGGCTGGCGGACCGCATCGGCCGCCGCACCACGCTGGCGACGATGGCGGTGCTGATCGGTGTTTTCAGCCTGGTCACGCCGTGGCTGCTGGGTGGCGGCGCCACCGGCCAGAATATTTTCATCCTGGTCGGATTCGGCCTGCTGGGGCTGTCGTACGGACAGGCGGCGGGCGTGGTGACGTCCAACTTCGAACCCCGCTTCCGCTACACCGGAGCGGCGCTGACCACGGATTTCGGCTGGCTGTTTGGCGCCGCGTTCGCGCCACTGGTGGCGCTGGGGCTGTCGTCGCTGTTCGGGCTGGTGGCGGTCAGTCTCTACCTGCTGTCCGGGGTGATCAGCACGCTGGCGGCACTGCGCATCAGCCGGGCGCTGGGGACGCCGGATTTGTAA
- the cyoC gene encoding cytochrome o ubiquinol oxidase subunit III, translating to MVETTYPQYVSETSAAATVPPGSFTFYLTEEHHPQNGTLLGFWLYLMSDCLIFACLFAAYGVLGREYAGGPSGAELFELPLVALNTTFLLLSSITYGFAMLQMQQNRIAGTQIWLAITGVFGAAFLAVELYEFAHLIHQGAGPQRSAFLTSFFALVGTHGLHVTFGIIWLVVLMTQVARHGLITANKRRLMCLSMFWHFLDVVWIGVFTFVYLMGSLP from the coding sequence ATGGTTGAGACGACCTATCCCCAGTACGTGAGCGAGACCTCCGCGGCGGCTACAGTGCCGCCGGGAAGCTTCACCTTCTACCTGACCGAAGAGCACCACCCGCAGAACGGCACGCTGCTCGGGTTCTGGCTCTACCTGATGAGCGACTGCCTGATCTTTGCGTGCCTGTTCGCCGCGTATGGCGTGCTGGGCCGCGAATACGCAGGCGGGCCGAGCGGTGCGGAGCTGTTCGAGCTGCCGCTGGTGGCACTGAACACCACCTTCCTGCTGCTGTCCTCGATCACCTATGGGTTCGCCATGCTGCAGATGCAGCAGAACCGCATCGCCGGCACGCAGATCTGGCTGGCAATCACCGGCGTCTTCGGCGCGGCCTTCCTGGCGGTCGAACTGTATGAGTTCGCGCACCTGATCCACCAGGGTGCCGGGCCGCAGCGCAGCGCGTTCCTGACCTCGTTCTTCGCACTGGTTGGCACGCACGGGCTGCACGTGACCTTCGGCATCATCTGGCTGGTCGTGCTGATGACGCAGGTGGCGCGGCACGGATTGATCACCGCCAACAAGCGCAGGCTGATGTGCCTGTCGATGTTCTGGCACTTCCTGGACGTCGTCTGGATCGGCGTCTTTACCTTCGTCTACCTGATGGGGTCGCTGCCATGA